In Mugil cephalus isolate CIBA_MC_2020 chromosome 11, CIBA_Mcephalus_1.1, whole genome shotgun sequence, the genomic window ACGCCAGTCcagataaaataacaataaacgtAAGTTTAGGCATTTCtcttatttaaatgaatgtattaCACGCTGTGTGACCTTGCAGCAAGCCCGTGTCCTCTGTGTGCACCATCTCATTCAATCGACTGATGAACACACGCGGAAAACTCTGGGCAGTTAGCAGTAAGAGCACATATAGGGCACCTTGGATGTGAGAGATCAATGGTGGATAAAAGGCGCATCAAAGCTCTGTCTGGATGAGATTGAGTTTGACTCCGCAGGTCTGAGGCTTAATGTTCCTTTCTGCTGTTCTTAAAGAGCAAGCAGGCAGCCATgatttggatatttattttaagactaTTTGCAACTTTAGAACTCATTGCCACAATGTGTTAAATTTCTGTGGGTTTGATCTTGTCGTCCCCTCCAGTGTTTCTGGGCTTGTCAGCTGCcatttgaacacacacagctcccCAGGCAGCCAGGCGTCTGTGTGTCCCTGTTTCTGTTTGAAGTGGATGATCTCTGATCCCTCTCTGATTGAGACATACAtagtctctgtctgtctgtctatctgtctatctgcatgcctgtctgtctgtctgtctgtctacctctTTCACCCCAAACCTACAAAAGGCAAGCGGAGCTGAAATGAACTCGAGAGGAAAATTAAACGGCGTGAAGGCATGTGAGTTCCTTTAACAAATATAATGTGAAGCGCGTACCGGGGGATGCAACTTTCACCTTCCAGTGCAGATAATTCACTTACAATTAATTGGTGCATTAATTGGAAGAGGAAAGTGTCTCCGCTTTGAGCAATAAATTGTTATTgctgaaattatatttaatggATTCGAACAGCGGTTTATGTCTGGTCAGCGCTGGGCGAACGCCTGTTTCATTTGCCCTGAGGACGggacaaagacactgctctaaaaaaaaacttttatgtgactaaaaaaaatgtccctaaaaaaaatgaataaaaaaagaaataaaagtgtgtttaaGCGCatgtacagaaacacacagttgACTGGTTTTCACTATACTCATGCTGGCTTACACATTCTGCTAGAAACCCACATGTTTCATGTCCTGCAGGCTCGTCTTACctttgtgggtttttcttttctttcttttttttttttagctctagTAGCACACCGTCAGGAGCATGTGTTGTCCACTGACTAATTCTGTTTCAcattccccctctctctctttctctcggaGGCTGTTATTTGTTGGAAATGGCTGACAGAAAGAGTCGTATTCCCCCTGACATGCAATGCTCCTCATACTTTGTGCAGCACACTGACTCTCATCATTCTTGGGCCTTCATTAACAACGACATGCCACCTGCCTCTCTCATAAGAGTAGTATCAGCACAGAGGTGTGTATTCAGCTGCTGTCAGAGATGGAGGACTgagctcagttttttttaaatctcatatTTGACAGTATAGCACATAAAACATGTCAGAATGACAGACCAAACTGTTTGCCTGGATTTAAAGATATGATTGACTCGCCCTCCCCCCAGCAAAGCTTTAAAACCTTACATTTTGGATTTCACTTGAATGTGATATTTAGTGTAATATCACAGATGATAAACATCAGACATGTCACTTTACCTACTGTTACAATGTCTGTTCACTCTGCAGGTCTGAATGCTGACAGCTGAGCTCAGGATCCAGacactgcagcagaaatgattcatttaaaaaaaaaaaaaaaaaaaaaaacaaacaaagatataTTTGAATTTACCTCCTTTGATTCAGGAAAGTCTGGTCAGTTGAACAACAACCAAATTAACACTATATGGAGGGTCAAAATTTTTTCTGGTGACAAGATCAAATGACcatctgaaataaaatccaGCCGTGTATTCTCTAACCACTAGTCCACCACTATTAAACTTATCAACAAGCAAGAATAAAATGGATTTTGCTGTTTCACATCAGAATATTTCAGCATTTTCTAAGCAATTCCAGGAGGGTTACACATTGTTATAaaccaatcagtcacaacattaaaaccactgacaggagaagtaaatagctttgaccattttgtgacaaataatgttctgctaggaaactttcagacctgttgttcatgtgcctgacacagcctcacacacaaacggtttaggaacgactcaaTATACATgtagaacatcacaaggtgttgacctggcctctaaattcactatatcgcaaactgatcatgtatctgtgggatgatccacagagacccctcccctcaacccataggacccaaagactcccactaacaacactgtgttccCTCGGAAgacccatatccattctctgatgagtcacaaatggttcggaggcacaagggaaacctacacaatattagtcatGCTGGATCGATCGAGATGTTAGCGATGGTACTTCTTGCAAGTTTAACCTAAGCAAGCAAAGACAGAGCAGTAAGGCGCCACATGAAGTTGTTCCTTTGAATGGTAAAAAccataaaagaaataaatcctggTGCAATGTTACACAGACGTGACAATAGGTGTCTCACACTCAGCTTTCAGCTTTAACTCACACATTAAGAGAACAAACACGGCAGCAGTCTCTCCTCTCTGAGATATTGACACGGTTTGTTCCGGTCTATAATTCTGCAGGATCCTGAACagctaattcatttttttttttttttttttccaatctcAAGCAGGCTGCAATAACAAGTCTGTTGACTTTGAAATCTCACTGAAACTAATAGAAACACACCTCTCTGTATATATTGAGTTTCAAAAACTTTGAATGTctaaactaaacatttgaaCACTTTTTTGCAGTCTTTCATAACTGTGTAATTATTTTCCGGAAATTAATTTTGTGGCACCTCAGTGAGCATTTCTATTGCACTGGTATTTTAAGCcgtttaaatagatttttttttttttatatatctttgCCCTGTGAGCTTTTTATTAGGTGACAAGAATCCTTAACCTCAgagctgtgtttatttcataatttaattCAAGTTTCTATATAATCAAACTAAAGGTAATTctccttttatatattttgaagGGATTTTGTCAGAATAAGAACTGACCTAGGATAACTGGGAATTTCCAGAAATATCTTGTAACATACCTTTCATTCCACACAGTCTGGGGAAATCcctgcagccagcagcagctcattgaCCTGAACTCTTTTCTGCCTCATGAGTCTCACACCGACATTGCATGATTAGAGGTCACAATCATGATATAGTCTCAGGTTCATTTGCACATAtacgtgtttgtgttgttctgaCACTGGCGTTTCAGGGATCACttgggaaaaacaaagacattgtcCTATGGTGACTTTGACCGCGGACATCGTGCGAAATGTTTTGCTGCTCAATACAAAGCTGGTGGGGACgatggggaggggggcaaaTGGGGGTGAGAAGCAGCGACAGGAACAGGAGGGTGATGATGAAACATAGACAGACGGGGGCAATGCCCTCGAATGGGAGAGAAAAGGTAGAGTGGCGCCTGCTGAGGTGAGTCTGTCCGCCATGCTGGTGCCTGGGTTTGTTTGGCCAAAAGATTCGTGGAGATGGCCTTGGGGACTGTAAAGAGACACGCATgcccagaaagaaaaaaaaaaaaaaaaagcagaaacacgcatGTTCGgaaaacagatttctttttttctcttctggcccccttcttcttctcccacaCTCAGAGAATCAAACATATTTGCTTTTTGTCTTAGTCAAATATGTTCAGAAcccaaatacaaaataacatcaTGAGTAGACATTATGTGCTCCAGATTAGATAATGGACTAATGCTCCTTTTGGTGCGTTAGTCGAAAAGTAGTACTAATGTGACGATTGCCCTGAATAATAGAGACACATGGGTAGATTCCAACAGAAGTGGAGCCATTCATGGCTGTATTTGTTGACACTAACGTTGTGGTCACCCAAAGCAAGCACGCAGGCCAGCGGGGTTATCGGCAAACGAGACAGGCTGACGCAGGGGTCCAGCGACATGTTGTTCCCTAATTGAGTCAGCACAGACAATTTGGAAAGACTTTGAAGCTATAATGAGAATTCAAATGGCCCCCGATTTTATCAGCGCGCACTGCCCGCCGTTTATCAACGTCTAcctttattttgctgttttgttatttcatttccGCCGttattgatttttgtatttattcacgGCCTGGTGTTGTTGTGGAATAGTTTTTCCTGCACTGACAGCTTAATTAATCTCTAGGTGTTTATGGCCGCTGCAGCAgtcaaaaggaggaaaaaataatgtTATGGTTTTCCTATGAAATAGTTAACAGTATGTGTAATTAACACTGTTTTAATTTCACACTGTTTCACATATTTATGAGTCTGCTGGCGTTTGTTAACATGCTGCATGCCAGGACATCATATTTCTTATGATgtagtgttttttctttgttggaaTGCTGCATGGACGCATatgaaatatatgaaaacaTGTGATATGAAAGAGTTACTGAACAAAATGCTCGGTGTCCAGACATAATAAACCTCATCACATTGcttcatattcatttttaactaACGCACACTGAACCACCTTGATTGTCAAATGGAGGTTTTTAATCGTGGCTACTACTCTGCAGCTCTCAAAGGGATTTAATTTGGTTCAACTGCAGGTTCCTGTGTATTATGCAAAAACTGAACGTGTTGAAAATGAGGGGCTAATTATTCCATTTGAGAGGTTGTAATTACATCCTTTAGACTGAGCAATGGATATTCCAAAGTGGCTCCTTCTCCTTGGTGAAGGATTTCCCGGGTCGAAACGAGTGCGGCTCAGTAGCTCATTCAGGCGTGCGAACACACTGACCTATGCATTCCTGGCCTTGTGCTGGGGAATCTCCAGTGCTCCGGCCAGGTTTGCATACATACAGTTTTACACAATACATTTTCTCCGATGCGTTAGGAAAACAGTGGTTTCCAGTAGCTGGTCCTTTAGTGGAGCTGTATGTATTGTGAAAGCTGATTCCACTTTTGACAGTGAGGGGTCTAGATCAAAAATAGACGATAAAATTTCCCCCAGTGTTGCAGAACTACGAAGAGGAGAAATGAGGAGGTCATAACTTCCCCAGTGGAGTTAGGTAACTGCTGCCAGGAATGGGCCGTGCTTCCAGCAGTGATGAGGCAACACTGGGCCCAAGTGTGTATAAATACCAGCACGCTCTGCATACTCAACCATCAGACAGCGGAAGAGCTGACGAGGGTCAGTGAGAGATCTGAAGAAATCCACTTGCCCAGACAATCGCCATCCATCACTGAAGCTGAAGAATAAATTGAAGACATTGTGGTGATCTTCGGCCACCCAACACCCATGAGAAAGAAGACCTATCAACTCTAATCTTCAAAGGATTTAATAACTACACCATCTGAACCCCGACCAAAATGAAGGCATTCAGCATTGCAGTTGCAGTGACACTCGTGCTCGCCTTTATTTGCATTCTGGAGAGCTCTGCCGTCCCCTTCGCTGGGGTAAGAATTTGGCTTAAACTCCCTTCATTTGCTTATTAACTATAAATGTTTTGCCAGGATGCTAAGACATGGCTCCTAAGCGTGCATAATTCATTAGCAGGTGCAGGAGCCGGAGGAGGCAgggagcaatgacactccagtTGTGGCACATCAAGAGATGTCAATGGAATCGTGGATGGTATGTCCAATAAACTGAATGAATTAAGCCAATTACCGTGAGCAAATTAAATTTTAAGTGAGTGTGTTTTCCCGATAGAGTAGCCTGGTACTCTCTCCACATATAGCGAGGATGGAATGCTTGAGGTGTTCACgtgcctttctctctgtccttcaCACAGATGCCAAATCACATCAGGCAAAAGCGCCAGAGCCACCTCTCCCTGTGCCGCTGGTGCTGCAACTGCTGCAGAGGCAACAAGGGCTGCGGCTTCTGCTGCAAGTTCTGAAGACTCCCGCGATGGCCACATTAGATTAATTTATTTAGCTTCATTTGTCTAAAGACCCTTCCTTCATCTCTTTCTCCGATGCATTCACAGCGCTGTAAACATTTTTGTAGCAGTTTCAAGAGGTACGAATCAAGGAACAGCACTGGCAAATGAATAGCCGtactattttatatttattttgtacgtTTTAACATTTTCACCCCTTTTTTTGTAAGCTCAATGAGATGTAAATTTCTTTTTAAGAACAAGTCAAAGGTGgctgtttttttcatattcatgtttttggtcaaataaataatgaacatgTGAAGCAACTGAAACAAAAAGGCTTGTGTCATCGATACGGCAACGTGCAAACACTGAGTCTTTAATGGGGCATCATTATCCTCGGGCCATGTgataaatgttgtatttgtgAGAGAGGAAGTGTGATAGAAATTTGTAAACCATTTATCAACAAAAGTCATTTGAATAGGAAGTATGGTCCGACAGTTCTCAAGACattgttgggggaaaaaaatgaaattaagcaTCACTTGACAATGAATAACTTTCATTCTCTACTAACACCTACTTGTTCTGCACTCTGTCACTGGCAAACCATTTACACAGTAATGACTCAAAGCATATACAGTTTGTGATTACAAGATGTCCTACGCAAGGATACTcttaaaagcttttatttaaagtagGGTTTCTTGTACAAAAATACGTAAAAATCCTTTAATTTCTCTAGATTCAGTTTTCGTTTATTTGGAGTACAATAGCTGGATGAAGTAGTAATTTAACAGTCAAGTGTTAGGCCTCTAAGCTGGGCCGCAAATTATCATCATAACTTAACATATTATCTACATATTATGCATATTAAGACCAACACAAGTGGATCATCATTTACAATGGCCTCTGGAATCAGTCCAGCTCCTCAGATGACACTCGGATGCGAACTCTTTAAAAGGGTATCAGAAGTGTTTGTATCGGATCAGCTACAGCAGAAGACACTCATTCTGTCAGATAATTATTAGTTGCTAACCGCTAAGGGCAAAGATTGTTTAGAGACTTTCTCCACCAATCTAGTTGCGACTACAAGGTGAAAAAGGACAAAGGTACAGTTCCTGGATGTTTACATGTGCAATTGTTCACTTGTTGGTTGGACTCCAGTGAGGAATAGCATCGTCTAACAGGCGGCAGAGACAGGACCCATCAGAGCCGAGACGCGGCTGGTCGTCGAGGAGCAGCAGATGGAGATAGCAGGTGGCTGATGTAGACCTCTGTTGAAGGCTCCTAGGGCAACCAGAAGGGAggtggagatgaggaggaggaggaaggctgtGAGGAAGACAGCCTGAAAGCCAAGAGACAGATTTAAAAGGAATTTAAAGTACAGAGACTAGGGACTGAAGAGAGGGCAGGCAAACAGATCGGTGGACACGAGTGGTGGCGATTCAGACTTCAAGTGAAAGTGGaggagatgagaaaataaaagagagggAATAGCCTGAAATTAtcagagaggaaaggaaaagaggaaacacaaaggcTTCATTACAGGTTACATATCTTAACAGCATATCTTAAAACagctattcttttttttatatatagtgaTATATATCAAATTTTCTCTGGTATAATCTAGATAATTAATACGCCAGACTTTCAAACAGGTGCACCGAAGTTCAAAACCACCGTTGATTCATTTTTGGGAAAGCGCAGTGCAGCAACACAGCAGTGAGCTCACAGCAACTGCATCACACACGTTGCCAGAATAAACAAGCTCGTAATTTGTGATAAGCCGTGACCAGCTTGGGAAGCGTGCAAGGAGTCAGTTCAGGCTACTGAGCACACTTTTGTCCACACAGCCGACGTgcatacacgcacacacctaAACACACAAAGGCACAAGAGAATTTTCTGCAATCGCTCATTATGGATAATTAATCGTTTTCTAAATAATCAACGCCTAATGAAGGGTGATCATTCTATAAATTGCCATTTCGTCAGTGTATTGTCGTGTCATCAAAACTTCCACTCGCATACAACATTTATTATACTCTCAGAACATCCTGTCGCTCCTTTCACGAATGTCGACGCTAAATATTCTCTTTTAATCTGAGCCGATGTGAacccacattttaaaaaggaatttaaatgtCCCAGTGTGTGAGATTCTTTTGTTAAAAACTTCATAACTGGTCATTACTTCGGTGTTTATGGTAAGTGGCTCCAAGAAAAACTCCACGTGTTATAGTTTAGAACGACATGTTTCGAAGCTTTCATGAATCactatattatattttcatcaACACTGGCTTGTAGCAGTGTGTTCTGGAAGTGCATCAAGTAAACAACATGCTTTTAAAATGCTCTTTCATTGAAGTGCCTGGTGGAATGAAAAAAACCTTGAGACCCAAAaggcaaaatgttttatttcagagcTACTCAAAGCTGACATTGTAAACTATACACTCAAGCCATGTCGGTTCAGAATTCACTCCTCCTTAAGCGTTATTTCAAACCAAGAGTTACTCTGAAAATCAAGCTGCTGCCGCACATCACGGGCTGCTCTCTGGCTACAACACCACCAATGGAATTGAATAAAGCTTAGATGTGTTCAATCCAAATTCATCTAATAAACCCTGCCGGCCTGCTTAATACAGCCAGGATTTGGCCTTTAATACGTCCATGATGGTCAAATGCTTAGAGGAGACAGGAGTcatcaaaagaaaatcaacatcGTTAAGGGCTAATGGAAGTTCAATAAGATTTTTTAATGACACAACAAGAATGAACGCCAGAGGCATAACCACCAATGATCCCTGTGTTGTCTCATCTTTGATAGTTTGCTGGCTTCAGGGAAAGTTTGtttattggattttatttaaattaaagtcaTTGAGGgtaataatgtgaaatttaATGTGTGGGATGAAGAGTCCCCATGATGACCAAGGGGTTCAAGAGGCAGTTTATTGTGAGCAACAAGCTCCCAGACAACTGCTGCGTGTACATGGAAAATACTACTTCAGTCTGACTCCAGCTTGACTAGATGAAACTTTCTTTTGGAATATGTGAAGTGGTTCTGTCTGCTGTGGGGCATAATATGACAGAAGAAGATCTTCCTTGTCTATAGTGAATTCATCCATTGGAAGATAATAACAAAgaaggacacattttaaatggttCTGCATACATGAACTCTGGCctttttcattgtttaaatCACTTTTTTGAACATCTTGTGGTTTTTCTACCTCCTGGAAACTTATCACATAATCTGATGTTTGGGGGCAAATAATGTTATTTTGGTTATTAAGCATTAATATGTTCCTTCTGAACAGATCATCAAAAGGTTTCTAATGCTCTTTTCCAACAGGTTGCTCCTAGTTGTTCTGACTGATGTGATTACAGACTTTTCTGTTCTGattttgctttaatttcagttatgagTGGAATACCAGTCCACTTGCTACCATTTACCATTGCAGATCTAgtaaatgtatgtgtgtatcattttttttttctgtgcagtgTTGAAAAAAATCCATGCTGACAGATGGTGCATCATAAAGTTAGTTGAAGCTCACTGGGGGCATCTAGTGGACAGGTATGACAtgacagcaacacaaaacaacttaCAGTAGTTTGCAGGCTGAGGCTACAAAAAGTGAGAGGAGCAGTGTGAACCAGTGACACCATTTATTTCCTAAGAGAACAACTGAACCCCCCAAGTCAAACACAGCAGGATCATATCTCCTCCTTCTGGCAGACAAATGTCGCATCCCAAGTAGGTCACAAACTTCACTTGCTTTTCTGATGCTTTCCACATATAGACATTTTGTAGAGACATTTTATTCCTTAATGGTTCATCAGAGCACATTGTGACTGTTTTAGTCTTGGGGCAAATCCACGTTCAATTACACAGACTGCAATCACCTGGGTATAGAGTGTATGCAGTGTCTAATAAAGGCAGACtatgattttttaatttttttgaacagatctgtcaaaaaaaaaatagtagaaaTGCATGTGTTACCAAATGAGACATTCATTATTAAGACTGAACTTAATCGAGACAGCTTGTTTATATTGGTGGCTGCTTTAATAGCAGAatctgcaggaaacacagacTCTCTTTCGCTCTATGTCAAACAGACTCCGATTCAGCTTCAGTAAGATAGTGTCTGTCATTTATTTCAAGGGATACATCACCCCTGTGTGAAAATTAGTCACTCATTGTATTCCCCAGAATTGGACAAGtgataaaaacagtttttaaatctATCCAGACATTGTCCTAATCAGGcagcgcagctgttagctttagcttagcataggtgctGTGATGTAGTGTTGGCAATAAGCTAGTTGTTCGCAAAAGtgctaaataaacacaagaatTTTCAAATTACTTCTTATAAGCTGTACATTCTCATTGaatacaaatgtcaatgcaattaacacaaaGTGATTGCCTTGGGCAGACAagacttgggactatattccAGCAAAGCACTGGTGTAGGTACCAGGTCTGCTCTGGTGAGTATCTGGTGCTAATAAAGCAGATCTGGTGCCTACACCGGCAAAGCACCACGGAAGACCGGCGTAACTGATTTTCAGGTGGTATGTGGTGTCTTTGCGTCTCACAGCAGTGCTTTGCCGGGGCTTTGCCggaatatagtcccaagtctTATCTGCCCTAGGCAATCACTTTGttttaattgcattgacatttggagcgctttttctcacttatctaACTCTGAGGAATATGGTGattgactaaatttcacataggggtggcATATCCCTTTAACCTCACATCTGGTCATTTTACAAATTCACCAGGATGTGATACCCGCTCTTAGTGAAAATTCAGCTTGAACAAAATGACAGTCGTCGTCCCCAAACTGCCCTCTTACTCAAATCAATTTCACAGAATTAAATTCAGCCATATTTTACAGTTGTGATAGTGCCGGCAGCATCGAGGAGGTGACTATTTGTCACAATTATGGATCTGTGCAGTGCAGCGTTTTGGTAGAGCTACACTcagtgtgtgtacgtgtgtgtgtgtgtgtgtgtgtgtgcgtgtgtgtgtgtgtggacagccCAAGGGTTCTCGAGATCTAGTGTGATTTAATAAGACAGGGATGGGAACAGACATTGTTGCTATCTCACTCTTTTTCAGTCCTCCACTGATGAGCAGATACCTCAAAGGCTGTGGAGAGAACATGTTAATCGACTCCTTAGCTGCTGAGAAACAACCTCCTCTGTTCCCCAGCTTTTGGAGAACATTTATAGGGCTGGTACTGCTATTGACCTGCCGACATCACGGACATTCAACGGCTTTTGCTTAAACAAAGCATCTTCTTCCTGCTGCCCGTATCACTTCCCCGCACACTCCGTATAATGCATCACACAGGAGCATTTGCATTTAGATCACCCCTTTTCTTCTTGCACTGCACCTTGCATGTCGGGATTTGAGTCGATACCGTGGTGGGCTCCTAAGGAGAATGGATGGAGCTAGTAATGAAGGCGAACcaccaacacaaacaagccGCCTGGCTCTTCTTCTGCCCAGCACCATGCAGCACCTGGAGTCGTTAGTTTTAATTAGTGGAGGGGAGTGATATGAGCTCCACTCGCCAacctcccacccacccacctatCCCCTGTGGGAGAGAGCAGCTGAATACTGATGCTCCCTCTTACTTCTGcatatattttttctcttctttccttttattATCGGTATTTAATTGCTATGCGATTCAGACTAGAGCAGATTCAAAGCGCTTGTTTGGATGACTAACTATGTCATCAGGTCAACGTACCGACGAGCTCAGCTGGTTAACTGAAGTGTTTTCCTGTCACTTGCTGCGTAGTTCTCGGATACAGCCATGTGTACTGTAGCACCGGAGCAGAATCTGTGTTGAAAAGGGTCGGCTGAGAGAGGATGACATATGGTTTGTCAAGTGGGCAGCTCTCCACAGATATTTCATGGAATTAACCTCCTGACAGCTGCAGAAAGTTGAGCAGTAGATTTTAGTGTCCTTAAACATGGCCTCCCCTTTGTGACCCCGCTCTCAACACTGATAAGACCGGCTGTCACCTACACGGCTCTGACACTCCACCCACACACCGCAAAGATGCCTTGTTAGCTCAagcagaggaaaaggaaaaaaatagaaaaaaaaaaaagaatgaccACACCACACACTAAATTCAGGGAAAAGCACAAGATTAGCCAGCATGCGCTGATAATGTCTTCTGATATTTCAGAGAGCTGTATTGCAAATCTCCTGTTTGTCTAATATCACACTTCCTATGAAGGCTCCTCCAAGTTTTATCTATTTCATTCTTATTCAAAGCTGCATTTGAAGGATTTGGTTCCTGATAGAATCGCTCTGCTCCaaccacctccctcctctccactgAGGCATATTCCATGATTTACATTACCTATCAAATCTTCCAGTCCCTTGCTGTCAA contains:
- the LOC125016356 gene encoding hepcidin-1 isoform X2; translation: MKAFSIAVAVTLVLAFICILESSAVPFAGVQEPEEAGSNDTPVVAHQEMSMESWMMPNHIRQKRQSHLSLCRWCCNCCRGNKGCGFCCKF
- the LOC125016356 gene encoding hepcidin-1 isoform X1, which gives rise to MKAFSIAVAVTLVLAFICILESSAVPFAGQVQEPEEAGSNDTPVVAHQEMSMESWMMPNHIRQKRQSHLSLCRWCCNCCRGNKGCGFCCKF